A window of the Microbulbifer aggregans genome harbors these coding sequences:
- the fabZ gene encoding 3-hydroxyacyl-ACP dehydratase FabZ, which yields MMDVREIRQYLPHRYPFLLVDRVVELEEGKYIKGYKNISINEEVFNGHFPEVPIFPGVMIVEALAQVSGILGFKTLGQKPEDGYLYLFGGIDNVRFKRQVVPGDKLTLESEVVSERRGIWKFACKATVEGELAATANVLCAVKQV from the coding sequence ATGATGGACGTTCGCGAGATTCGTCAATACCTGCCGCACCGCTACCCTTTCCTGCTGGTCGACCGGGTCGTAGAGCTGGAAGAGGGCAAATACATCAAGGGATACAAGAATATTTCCATCAATGAGGAAGTGTTCAATGGGCATTTTCCCGAGGTGCCGATTTTCCCAGGTGTGATGATTGTCGAGGCGCTGGCGCAGGTATCCGGAATCCTCGGGTTCAAGACGCTGGGCCAAAAGCCGGAAGATGGCTACCTTTACTTATTTGGTGGCATCGATAATGTGCGCTTCAAGCGTCAGGTTGTGCCTGGCGACAAGCTGACGCTGGAGTCGGAAGTAGTTTCGGAACGACGCGGTATCTGGAAGTTTGCCTGCAAGGCCACCGTAGAGGGTGAGCTGGCGGCGACTGCCAACGTGCTCTGTGCGGTAAAGCAGGTCTGA
- the lpxB gene encoding lipid-A-disaccharide synthase — translation MSENKTSLRIGIVAGEASGDILGAGLVAALQERFDEVIVEGIAGPRMLALGAKSLFPMERLSVMGLVEPLKRLPELLGIRKRLRQHFLANPPDVFVGIDSPDFNLGLEESLKAAGIPTVHYVSPSVWAWRKGRIKKIARAVDHMLTLLPFEADFYQEHGVPVSFVGHPLADDLPLAPDVEGAREELGFDVEDRIVALLPGSRGGEVRYLGPLFLQAARWCHQRQPDLKFVLPAANDARLSEIQALLKDFPELPLTLLDGRSHEALTACDAVLIASGTATLETLLLKKPMVVSYKMGAMSYAIFSRLLQTPWVSLPNLLARRELVPEILQDAATPESLGAELLKFFQDPLLRDQLQREFNDIHQQLRRNASARAADAVCALIKPKQ, via the coding sequence ATGAGCGAGAACAAAACCAGTCTGCGAATCGGTATCGTGGCCGGCGAGGCCTCCGGTGATATTCTCGGCGCCGGCCTTGTGGCGGCGCTGCAGGAGCGCTTCGATGAGGTGATCGTAGAGGGCATCGCCGGTCCGCGCATGCTTGCGCTCGGCGCCAAGTCCCTGTTCCCGATGGAGCGTCTGTCGGTGATGGGGCTGGTGGAGCCGCTCAAGCGATTGCCGGAGTTGCTCGGCATCCGCAAGCGCCTGCGTCAGCATTTTCTCGCCAATCCGCCGGATGTCTTTGTCGGTATCGACTCCCCCGATTTCAATCTCGGTCTCGAGGAAAGCCTGAAGGCCGCCGGCATTCCGACGGTGCACTACGTCAGCCCCTCTGTCTGGGCGTGGCGGAAGGGGCGGATAAAAAAGATCGCCCGCGCCGTGGACCATATGCTGACCCTGCTCCCATTCGAGGCGGATTTTTACCAGGAGCACGGGGTGCCGGTCAGTTTTGTGGGGCATCCATTGGCAGATGACCTGCCGCTGGCCCCGGACGTGGAAGGGGCCCGCGAGGAACTCGGTTTTGATGTGGAAGACCGGATTGTGGCGCTCTTGCCGGGGAGCCGTGGCGGTGAGGTGCGCTATCTCGGTCCCCTGTTTCTGCAGGCAGCGCGCTGGTGCCATCAGCGGCAGCCGGATCTCAAGTTTGTTTTACCTGCCGCTAACGACGCCCGCCTGTCGGAGATCCAGGCCCTGCTCAAAGATTTTCCGGAGCTGCCGCTGACATTGCTGGACGGGCGCTCGCACGAAGCGCTGACGGCATGTGACGCGGTGCTGATCGCTTCCGGGACCGCGACTCTGGAAACCCTGTTGCTGAAGAAGCCGATGGTGGTGTCCTACAAGATGGGTGCGATGTCCTACGCCATCTTCTCGCGGTTGCTGCAGACCCCATGGGTTTCCCTGCCCAACCTGCTGGCGCGCCGGGAGCTGGTACCAGAGATACTTCAGGACGCCGCAACACCCGAAAGTCTCGGTGCGGAGCTGCTGAAGTTTTTCCAGGATCCCCTGCTGCGCGATCAGCTGCAGCGGGAGTTTAACGATATTCACCAGCAGCTGCGTCGCAACGCCTCCGCAAGGGCGGCAGATGCAGTCTGCGCACTGATCAAACCAAAGCAATGA
- the ffh gene encoding signal recognition particle protein: protein MFDNLSDRLSSALKKVTGKARLTDDNIRDTLREVRKALLEADVALPVVKAFVQQVRTAAVGQKVSKALNPGQQFVKIVQDELVKVMGEAATPLNLAVQPPAVILMAGLQGAGKTTSVAKLAKYLQTREKKKVMVVSADVYRPAAIKQLETLAGEVDALFHPSTPEQKPLDIAKSAMDAARKQFADVLIVDTAGRLHIDEQLMDEIRELHGTLDPAETLFVIDAMIGQDAVNTAKAFDEALPLTGVILTKADGDARGGAALSVRHVTGKPIKFIGVGEKTDALETFHPDRIASRILGMGDLLSLIEEAEQKIDKTKAEKLVKKVQKGKGFDLEDLRDQLQQMQNMGGFGSLLEKMPGMGNMAQMAQQADMGKEFKRMDAIISSMTPAERRNPDILTGSRKRRITAGSGTQIQDLNRLLKQHKQMGKMMKKLKGGGMSKLMRGMGGMPGMGGGDMGGLGGMPGGLPPGFRKK from the coding sequence ATGTTCGACAATCTCAGTGACCGCCTCTCGTCGGCGCTCAAGAAAGTCACCGGCAAGGCCCGCCTCACGGATGACAACATCCGCGATACCCTGCGGGAAGTGCGCAAGGCACTGCTGGAGGCGGACGTGGCGCTGCCTGTGGTCAAGGCCTTCGTTCAGCAGGTGCGCACCGCTGCGGTAGGTCAGAAAGTCAGCAAGGCGCTGAACCCGGGCCAGCAGTTCGTCAAGATCGTCCAGGACGAGCTGGTCAAAGTGATGGGTGAAGCGGCGACGCCGTTGAACCTGGCTGTGCAGCCGCCGGCCGTGATCCTCATGGCTGGCCTCCAGGGTGCAGGTAAAACCACCAGTGTGGCAAAGCTGGCCAAGTACCTGCAGACCCGCGAGAAAAAGAAGGTGATGGTGGTGAGTGCGGACGTCTATCGTCCCGCGGCCATCAAGCAGCTGGAGACGCTCGCAGGGGAGGTGGATGCACTGTTCCATCCCTCGACACCGGAGCAGAAGCCGCTGGATATCGCCAAGAGCGCGATGGATGCTGCGCGGAAGCAGTTTGCCGACGTCCTGATCGTGGATACCGCCGGCCGCCTGCATATCGACGAGCAGCTGATGGATGAGATCCGTGAATTGCACGGTACCCTCGATCCCGCTGAAACCCTGTTCGTAATCGACGCCATGATTGGTCAGGACGCGGTGAATACCGCCAAGGCTTTCGATGAGGCCCTGCCGCTCACCGGTGTCATCCTCACCAAGGCGGACGGTGATGCCCGCGGCGGTGCTGCGTTGTCTGTGCGGCATGTGACCGGCAAGCCGATCAAGTTTATCGGTGTCGGCGAGAAGACCGATGCCCTGGAAACCTTCCACCCTGACCGGATCGCCTCGCGCATCCTCGGTATGGGTGACCTGCTCTCCCTGATCGAGGAGGCCGAGCAGAAGATCGACAAGACCAAGGCTGAAAAGCTGGTCAAAAAGGTGCAGAAGGGCAAGGGCTTTGATCTCGAGGATCTGCGCGACCAGCTGCAACAGATGCAAAATATGGGCGGCTTTGGCTCCCTGCTGGAGAAGATGCCCGGCATGGGCAACATGGCCCAGATGGCTCAACAGGCCGATATGGGTAAGGAGTTCAAGCGTATGGATGCCATTATCAGCTCCATGACGCCTGCCGAGCGCCGTAACCCGGATATCCTGACCGGCTCCCGCAAACGCCGTATTACGGCGGGTTCTGGCACCCAGATCCAGGACCTGAACCGCCTGCTCAAACAGCACAAGCAGATGGGCAAGATGATGAAGAAGCTCAAAGGCGGCGGCATGAGCAAGCTGATGCGCGGTATGGGCGGAATGCCCGGCATGGGCGGCGGTGACATGGGTGGTCTCGGCGGTATGCCCGGCGGTTTACCCCCGGGTTTCCGCAAGAAATAA
- a CDS encoding HlyC/CorC family transporter, which translates to MNDIPPGLVFGLLALLIAISAFFSSSETSMMTLNRYRLRHQAKSGHRGAKRAMELLSRPDKLIGVILIGNNLVNVLASMIAGAIATRLYGDAGLAYAGIILTLVILIFAEVTPKTIAALHPEKIAFPASVVLKPLLWLLAPVVWLVGSISNGLARLVGVEATAGSDAEHLAPEELRTVVFESGALLPSKHKGMLLNVLDLDQATVEDIMIPRNEVVGVDLEDTGDEILQQLAESSYTRLPVFQGDINRVVGVLHLRRAAQILRGGPQEFSTDLLKSYTDEPYFVPEATPLPTLLMNFQKQKRRMGLVVDEYGEVMGIVTLEDLLEEIVGDFTASPVPSEDEEITALGDGWYLIEGGTSIRDINRTLHWELPTDGPKTFNGLAMEHLESIPDGNISFYILDYLVEIVEVSDKMITRARVRKMGQ; encoded by the coding sequence TTGAACGACATACCGCCCGGCCTGGTGTTCGGCCTGCTGGCCCTGCTAATTGCCATTTCCGCTTTTTTCTCCAGCTCCGAAACCAGCATGATGACGCTGAATCGCTACCGCCTGCGCCATCAGGCCAAGAGCGGGCACCGCGGCGCCAAGCGGGCGATGGAACTACTCTCGCGGCCGGACAAGCTGATTGGGGTGATCCTGATCGGCAACAACCTGGTTAACGTCCTCGCCTCCATGATCGCCGGCGCCATTGCCACCCGGCTGTATGGCGACGCCGGCCTCGCCTACGCCGGTATCATCCTGACCCTGGTGATTTTGATTTTTGCCGAAGTCACCCCGAAAACCATCGCCGCCCTGCACCCGGAGAAAATCGCGTTTCCCGCCTCGGTCGTTCTCAAGCCCCTGCTGTGGTTGCTGGCCCCGGTGGTCTGGTTGGTCGGCAGTATTTCCAACGGCCTCGCCCGATTGGTGGGCGTCGAGGCGACCGCCGGCTCCGACGCCGAGCACCTGGCACCGGAAGAGCTGCGCACGGTGGTATTCGAGTCCGGAGCGCTGCTTCCCAGCAAGCACAAAGGCATGTTGCTGAACGTGCTCGACCTGGACCAGGCCACGGTGGAGGACATCATGATCCCCCGCAATGAGGTGGTCGGTGTCGACCTGGAAGACACCGGCGACGAGATCCTGCAGCAGCTGGCGGAGAGCAGTTATACACGCCTGCCGGTCTTTCAGGGAGATATCAACCGGGTGGTGGGTGTCCTGCATCTCCGACGGGCTGCGCAGATCCTGAGGGGCGGCCCGCAGGAATTCAGTACAGACCTCCTCAAGAGCTACACCGACGAACCCTACTTCGTACCCGAGGCGACCCCCCTGCCCACGCTGCTGATGAACTTCCAGAAGCAGAAGCGCCGCATGGGTCTGGTGGTGGATGAGTATGGCGAGGTCATGGGGATTGTCACCCTGGAAGACCTGCTGGAGGAGATTGTCGGCGATTTCACCGCGAGTCCGGTACCCAGCGAGGACGAGGAGATTACCGCGCTCGGCGATGGCTGGTACCTGATCGAGGGTGGCACCTCAATCCGCGACATCAACCGCACCCTGCACTGGGAGCTGCCCACGGACGGCCCCAAGACCTTCAACGGGCTGGCCATGGAGCACCTGGAAAGCATCCCCGACGGCAATATCAGCTTTTACATCCTCGACTACCTGGTAGAGATCGTCGAAGTCTCCGACAAGATGATCACCCGCGCCCGGGTGCGCAAGATGGGTCAATAA
- the rnhB gene encoding ribonuclease HII yields the protein MSKVELPPYVCPYEGNLLAGVDEVGRGPLAGDVVAAAVILDPARPIEGLADSKKLTEKKRERLFDEIRERALSFAIARATVEEIDRLNILQASLLAMRRAVEQLSVQPEFVLVDGNRKPDWSYACDTVVKGDGRVAAIGAASILAKVTRDREMVELDTRYPGYGLAGHKGYPTKAHMAALERLGPSPIHRQSFAPVKQLSMDLV from the coding sequence ATGAGCAAAGTCGAACTTCCTCCCTATGTCTGTCCCTATGAGGGCAATCTGCTCGCCGGTGTCGATGAGGTCGGTCGCGGCCCGCTGGCCGGTGACGTGGTGGCGGCTGCCGTCATCCTCGATCCGGCGCGGCCCATCGAGGGGTTGGCGGATTCCAAGAAGCTGACCGAGAAAAAGCGCGAGCGCCTTTTTGATGAGATCCGCGAGCGGGCTCTGTCCTTCGCCATTGCCAGGGCGACAGTCGAAGAGATCGACCGGCTCAATATCCTGCAGGCCAGCCTGTTGGCCATGCGCCGCGCGGTGGAGCAGCTCTCTGTGCAGCCGGAGTTCGTGCTGGTGGACGGCAATCGCAAGCCGGACTGGTCCTATGCCTGCGATACCGTGGTGAAGGGAGATGGGCGGGTGGCCGCGATCGGTGCCGCCTCGATTCTGGCCAAGGTGACCCGGGACCGGGAAATGGTAGAGCTGGATACGCGTTATCCGGGCTATGGCCTGGCAGGTCACAAGGGCTACCCGACCAAAGCGCACATGGCGGCGCTGGAGAGGCTGGGGCCGAGTCCGATACACCGCCAGAGCTTCGCGCCCGTCAAACAGCTTTCCATGGATCTGGTCTGA
- a CDS encoding cytochrome C assembly family protein: MAALAHWTAIFLYLATTVVAALAVSQKRQPDNRLLLGLLTGALLTHGASLVNTLISPAGYRFDFTAMLSLVAWTVNLLILILAIKRPLHLLILIVGPLAALAELAAVNGWGGSVPREQLSAGVAVHALLSISAYALLTLATLQAIYLYYQNQQLHNHRPGAISRFLPPLQTMESLLFGLIAFGQLLLTASLITGFLFLDDLFAQHLVHKTTLSILAWLLYSILLWGHWKWGWRGNTAVRWTLAAFAALLLAYFGSKLVLEVILQRN; the protein is encoded by the coding sequence ATGGCGGCTCTGGCCCACTGGACGGCAATCTTCCTCTACCTGGCGACCACAGTCGTGGCCGCGCTGGCAGTCTCGCAAAAGCGCCAACCCGACAACCGCCTGCTCTTGGGGCTGCTCACTGGTGCGCTACTGACCCATGGTGCCTCGCTGGTCAACACCCTGATCTCCCCCGCCGGCTACCGCTTCGATTTTACCGCCATGCTGTCGCTGGTCGCCTGGACGGTGAACCTGCTGATTCTGATCCTGGCGATCAAGCGCCCCTTGCACCTGCTAATCCTGATTGTCGGGCCCCTGGCTGCCCTGGCTGAGCTGGCCGCAGTCAATGGCTGGGGCGGAAGCGTTCCCCGCGAACAGCTCTCCGCTGGCGTGGCCGTGCATGCCCTGCTCTCCATTTCTGCCTACGCGCTGCTGACTCTAGCCACTCTGCAGGCCATCTACCTCTACTACCAGAACCAGCAGCTGCACAATCACCGCCCGGGCGCCATCAGCCGTTTCCTGCCACCGCTGCAGACCATGGAATCGCTGTTGTTCGGCCTGATCGCCTTCGGCCAGCTGCTGCTCACCGCATCGCTAATCACCGGCTTCCTGTTTCTGGATGATCTCTTCGCCCAGCATCTGGTGCACAAGACAACCCTGTCGATCCTCGCCTGGCTGCTGTACAGCATTCTGCTGTGGGGCCACTGGAAATGGGGCTGGCGCGGTAACACGGCGGTACGCTGGACACTGGCCGCGTTTGCCGCGCTGCTGCTGGCCTATTTCGGCAGCAAACTGGTGCTCGAGGTGATCCTGCAGCGCAACTGA
- the lpxD gene encoding UDP-3-O-(3-hydroxymyristoyl)glucosamine N-acyltransferase codes for MNDNLTLAQLAQQLGADLRLAEGASAELLPSGLNTLQDATPTEVSFLASANYRRFLAETRACAVLVTEDMADACPVSALVVANPYYAFARATAIYDRTPTPAAGVHPAASVHPEAEVDPTASVAAGAVVEAYAQIGAGAVVGPNSVVGEGSVIGARTRLHGNVTVYHGCAIGSDCIIHSHAVIGADGFGFAPSGGQWTKIHQLGGVEIGDEVEIGACTCIDRGALGNTVIGRGVKIDNQVQIAHNVQIGDYSAIAACSAVAGSATIGKHCTIAGGAGVVGHVTVADKTHVTAMTLVTKSIAKAGSYSSGTPFSDSRSWRRSAVRFAQLDEMAKRLRDLEKQLANASSGEGD; via the coding sequence ATGAATGACAATCTGACCCTCGCCCAGCTGGCGCAACAGCTGGGCGCAGATTTGCGGCTGGCAGAGGGCGCCTCTGCCGAGCTGCTTCCCTCCGGCCTGAATACCCTGCAGGACGCCACTCCCACCGAAGTCAGCTTCCTGGCCAGTGCCAATTATCGGCGCTTCCTGGCTGAAACCCGTGCCTGTGCCGTATTGGTGACAGAGGACATGGCGGACGCTTGTCCGGTATCTGCCCTGGTGGTGGCCAACCCCTATTATGCCTTCGCACGGGCTACCGCAATTTACGACCGTACTCCGACACCTGCCGCCGGCGTGCATCCCGCAGCCAGCGTCCACCCTGAAGCCGAGGTAGATCCCACGGCCAGCGTGGCTGCCGGTGCTGTGGTTGAGGCCTACGCGCAAATCGGCGCCGGTGCGGTAGTTGGTCCCAACAGCGTGGTCGGAGAGGGCAGTGTCATCGGTGCGCGCACGCGACTTCACGGCAACGTAACCGTGTATCACGGTTGTGCTATTGGCAGTGATTGCATCATTCACAGTCACGCGGTGATTGGTGCCGATGGTTTTGGCTTTGCCCCCAGTGGAGGCCAGTGGACCAAGATTCACCAGCTCGGCGGTGTCGAGATCGGTGATGAGGTGGAGATAGGTGCCTGTACCTGTATTGACCGCGGAGCCCTTGGTAATACTGTGATTGGGCGCGGGGTGAAGATCGACAACCAGGTGCAAATCGCGCACAATGTCCAAATTGGTGACTACTCAGCCATTGCTGCATGTTCGGCGGTGGCGGGCAGCGCCACGATCGGCAAGCACTGCACCATTGCTGGAGGTGCCGGGGTGGTCGGCCACGTGACTGTGGCGGATAAAACCCACGTAACCGCCATGACGCTGGTAACCAAGTCCATCGCCAAGGCCGGATCCTACTCCAGTGGTACGCCTTTCTCTGACAGTCGCAGCTGGCGCCGCAGTGCGGTGCGTTTTGCGCAGCTGGATGAGATGGCCAAGCGCCTGCGCGATCTCGAGAAGCAGTTGGCCAATGCCAGCTCCGGTGAAGGCGACTGA
- a CDS encoding OmpH family outer membrane protein yields MLKTLKITAVLLAGFLASAPALAQTKVAVFNLQAAIMSTEAAKSKVNSLKTSSEYSKLQGSAESIRAEVQKLAEDAQKNGVTWSEEQKAEHQRKMNFKRSDFETAVKKLRAMEAQVGQDIQKTMAPKAKTALETIIKEQQLDLVLDANSAYFAGPKVDLTALVVERMNADK; encoded by the coding sequence GTGCTTAAAACCTTAAAGATTACCGCAGTACTGCTGGCCGGTTTCCTGGCTTCCGCTCCCGCGCTGGCCCAGACCAAAGTGGCTGTATTCAACCTGCAGGCGGCGATCATGAGCACCGAGGCTGCCAAGTCTAAGGTGAATTCGCTCAAGACCAGCTCCGAGTACTCCAAGCTCCAGGGCAGCGCTGAATCTATTCGTGCTGAGGTGCAGAAGCTGGCCGAGGACGCGCAGAAGAACGGCGTGACCTGGTCCGAGGAGCAGAAGGCCGAGCATCAGCGCAAGATGAACTTCAAGCGTTCCGACTTCGAAACCGCGGTGAAAAAACTGCGCGCAATGGAAGCCCAGGTGGGTCAGGATATCCAGAAAACCATGGCGCCGAAGGCCAAGACCGCACTGGAGACGATCATCAAAGAGCAGCAGCTGGACCTGGTTCTGGATGCCAACTCCGCGTACTTTGCCGGCCCGAAAGTTGACCTGACCGCGCTGGTTGTCGAGCGCATGAACGCCGACAAGTAA
- the rpsP gene encoding 30S ribosomal protein S16 has translation MVTIRLARGGAKKRPFYHLTVTDSRKSRDGRFIERVGFFNPVARGQEERLRIDRERVDYWVSQGAQVSDRVSKLLKEAA, from the coding sequence ATGGTAACCATTCGTTTGGCTCGTGGCGGTGCTAAGAAGCGCCCGTTCTATCACCTGACAGTCACTGACAGCCGCAAATCCCGCGACGGTCGTTTTATCGAGCGCGTTGGCTTCTTCAACCCGGTTGCCCGTGGTCAGGAAGAGCGTCTGCGCATCGACCGTGAGCGCGTTGATTACTGGGTAAGCCAGGGCGCGCAGGTTTCTGATCGCGTCAGCAAGCTGCTGAAAGAAGCCGCTTAA
- the lpxA gene encoding acyl-ACP--UDP-N-acetylglucosamine O-acyltransferase, translating into MQTEIHPTAIVDDSAVIGTGVRIGPYSIIGPKVEIGDGCEIGSHVVLSGPTKLGRNNRIYQFSSVGQDTPDKKYQGEDTTLVVGDNNVIREGVTIHRGTVQDRGETTIGNDNLIMAYAHVGHDSVICNNTILVNNVALAGHVEVRDWAILSGFSLVHQYCTIGEHAFTGMGAAIGKDVPAYVMVAGNPAEAKTINAEGLRRRGFSREDISLINKAYKIVYRRGLTLQEALEALIELREQSAVVQPWIDSLKSSSRGIVR; encoded by the coding sequence ATGCAGACAGAAATACACCCCACGGCAATTGTCGACGACTCGGCAGTGATTGGTACCGGGGTGCGCATTGGTCCCTACAGCATTATCGGCCCCAAGGTCGAGATCGGCGACGGCTGTGAAATCGGTTCCCACGTAGTGCTCTCCGGCCCGACCAAGCTCGGCCGTAACAACCGGATCTACCAGTTCTCCTCGGTGGGTCAGGATACCCCGGACAAGAAATATCAGGGCGAAGACACCACGCTGGTGGTGGGCGACAACAATGTCATTCGTGAGGGAGTCACCATTCACCGCGGCACGGTACAGGATCGCGGTGAGACCACCATCGGCAATGACAACCTGATCATGGCTTACGCCCATGTGGGTCACGACAGTGTGATCTGCAACAATACGATTCTGGTGAACAATGTGGCCCTGGCGGGCCATGTAGAAGTGCGGGACTGGGCCATCCTCAGTGGTTTTAGTCTCGTACACCAGTACTGCACCATCGGTGAACACGCATTTACCGGGATGGGCGCCGCTATCGGCAAGGATGTCCCGGCCTACGTGATGGTCGCGGGTAACCCCGCCGAGGCGAAAACCATCAATGCCGAGGGACTTCGCCGCCGCGGCTTCTCCCGCGAGGATATTTCCCTTATCAACAAGGCCTACAAGATCGTCTACCGCCGCGGACTGACGCTGCAGGAGGCGCTGGAAGCCCTGATCGAACTGCGTGAGCAGTCGGCTGTCGTGCAGCCCTGGATCGATTCACTCAAGTCCTCCAGTCGCGGTATCGTGCGCTGA